In one window of Nerophis ophidion isolate RoL-2023_Sa linkage group LG05, RoL_Noph_v1.0, whole genome shotgun sequence DNA:
- the rhov gene encoding rho-related GTP-binding protein RhoV produces the protein MPPHMEYFYHESRVPSACGLTREDELEPGVISCMLVGDGAVGKTSMIVSYTTNGYPVDYRQTGFDVFSGQVQVDGTPVRVQLVDTAGQEEFDEFRSLSYSHADVFLLCFSMVNPTSFHNITKKWVPEIRAYNPTSPIILVGTQSDLLLDVNILINLDRSNVKPVPSTRAQNMAEKIRAADYIECSSLTQKNLKEVFDTAIFAAIKNKGRQAKKRRSSDRGTKTFSRCSWKKFFCFV, from the exons ATGCCACCGCATATGGAGTACTTCTACCACGAGTCCCGCGTCCCCTCCGCTTGCGGGCTAACCCGGGAGGACGAGCTGGAACCCGGCGTCATCAGCTGCATGCTGGTCGGGGACGGAGCCGTGGGCAAGACCAGCATGATCGTCAGCTACACTACCAACGGCTACCCGGTGGACTACCGGCAGACTGGCTTTGACGTCTTTTCTG GTCAGGTCCAAGTTGATGGGACCCCAGTCCGAGTTCAGCTTGTGGACACAGCAGGACAG GAAGAGTTTGACGAGTTTAGGTCGCTGTCCTACTCCCACGCGGACGTCTTCCTCCTGTGCTTCAGCATGGTCAACCCCACCTCCTTCCACAACATCACCAAAAAATGGGTCCCTGAGATCCGCGCCTACAACCCCACCTCACCCATCATCCTCGTCGGCACACAGTCGGACCTCCTCCTGGACGTCAATATCCTCATCAACCTGGACCGCTCCAACGTCAAGCCTGTCCCCAGCACTCGGGCACAGAACATGGCGGAGAAGATCCGGGCTGCCGACTACATTGAGTGCTCGTCGCTCACGCAGAAGAACCTGAAGGAGGTGTTCGACACGGCCATCTTTGCCGCCATAAAGAACAAGGGCCGGCAGGCCAAAAAGAGGCGCTCGTCGGACAGGGGGACTAAAACCTTTTCCAGGTGCAGCTGGAAAaagttcttctgctttgtctga